One part of the Micrococcus sp. 2A genome encodes these proteins:
- a CDS encoding peptidase dimerization domain-containing protein: MPRPAAVLGQHVMPARAGTVRYVTGDAMSLADSFRVTFRRRGAHGSMPERSIGPILLAAHAVTRLQGVVSREVAPSDRAVVTVGTFHAGLKENVIPDTAEIALNVRTPTPEVRAKVSAAIHRILTAEALASGAPEPEIVRYNSFPRTHNDVELTPSVMDALRAELGAEAVTEMPPLMGSEDVGALADALGVPLVYWFLGGFEGDELEDNPANHTPQFAPVLEPTLTTGVHAALAGILHVLGR; encoded by the coding sequence GTGCCCCGCCCCGCCGCCGTGCTGGGCCAGCACGTCATGCCGGCGCGGGCGGGCACCGTCCGCTACGTCACCGGCGACGCGATGTCCCTCGCCGACTCCTTCCGCGTGACCTTCCGCCGCCGGGGGGCGCACGGGTCCATGCCGGAGCGCTCGATCGGCCCCATCCTCCTGGCCGCCCACGCGGTGACGCGGCTGCAGGGGGTCGTCTCCCGCGAGGTGGCCCCGTCCGATCGCGCGGTCGTCACGGTGGGGACCTTCCACGCCGGGCTCAAGGAGAACGTCATCCCGGACACCGCGGAGATCGCGCTGAACGTGCGCACGCCCACGCCCGAGGTCCGCGCGAAGGTCTCCGCGGCGATCCACCGGATCCTCACGGCCGAGGCGCTGGCCTCCGGCGCCCCCGAACCCGAGATCGTCCGGTACAACTCGTTCCCCCGCACCCACAACGACGTCGAGCTCACCCCGTCCGTGATGGACGCGCTGCGCGCGGAGCTGGGGGCCGAGGCCGTCACCGAGATGCCGCCGCTGATGGGCTCGGAGGACGTCGGGGCCCTCGCCGACGCGCTCGGCGTCCCGCTGGTCTACTGGTTCCTGGGCGGATTCGAGGGCGACGAGCTCGAGGACAACCCCGCCAACCACACCCCGCAGTTCGCCCCCGTGCTGGAGCCGACCCTGACCACGGGCGTCCACGCCGCCCTCGCCGGGATCCTACACGTGCTCGGCCGCTGA